Below is a genomic region from Rhizobium sp. 007.
AAGCGCGTGCCGTTGAGCAGGCCGTTGCCCGGTATGTCGAGGATGTCCAGCGAACGTCACAAATGGTCAAGCGCGCTTTGAGGGCGATGGCATGACGATAGTTCAACGGCTCAAAAGGAGGAGGCGGTGAAGTTCGATCTGAATTCCGACATGGGCGAAGGTTTCGGTCCTTACCGGCTATGCGATGACGAGGCGATGATGAAGGTCGTATCATCCGCCAACATCGCCTGCGGCTTTCATGGCGGTGACCCGGACACGATGGCACGCATGGTGCGTCTTGCGAAACAAAACGGCGTCGGCATCGGGGCGCATCCAGGCCTGCCGGATCGGGCCGGTTTCGGCCGGCGCGAGATTCCATTCAATCCGGATGAACTTCGCCAGCAGATGCTCTACCAGCTCGGTGCGCTGATCGCGATCGCCAAGAGCGAGGGCGTGACCGTCGGCCATTTCAGCTTTCATGCAGCCATGGGCAATATGGTCAATCGCGATCCCGTGCTCGCCGATCTGATGATGGATGCCATTTCCACTATAGACCCAGGCCTCGTGGTATTCGTTTCTCCTGACAGCGAAATCGAAAGGGCGGCGAACCGTGTCGGGCTCAAGACGCTGGCGCTGTTTTTGGCAGACCGCGCCTATGACCGCGGTGGCAAGCTGGTGGCGCGCGGTCTGCCGGGCGCCCTGGTCAAGGACGAGGCCTCGGTGCGGGTGCGCGTTCGCCAGTTCCTGACCGACGGTACCGTCGAGGCCATCGACGGCACTGTCATCGCGATTCCGGCCCGGTCGATCCTCGTCCATAGCGATACGCCCGGCGCGCTGGAGCTTGCCCGCATCGTCCGCAGCGAAATCGAGGCTTCCGGCGCCACTCTCGCGCCTGCGGCCGAACTTGCTTCCTGATTGAGCCCTAACCGTCACGGTTCATCTCACCGAAAGATCATCTCGATGTCTTCCATAGCCGACCGTCTGAAAAACGTTTCCATCTCCGCTTCCGCAGCCATGACCCAACGTGCCAGGGAACTGGCCGCCAAGGGCATCAAGGTTGTCAGTCTTTCCTCCGGGGAGCCCGACTTTCCGACGCCGGCTCATGCGATCGAGGCGGCCCATGCAGCAGCACTCGGCGGCGACACCAAGTATCCACCGATGGATGGAACGCCGGCGCTCAAGGCCGCGGTCAGCAGGAAGTTCAAGCGGGACAACAATCTCGATTACAATGCCAGCCAGATCGTCGTTTCCGGCGGCGGCAAGCAGGTGATCTTCAATGCGATGCTCGCGACCTGCAATCCGGGCGATGAAGTCGTCATTCCCACACCGTCGTGGGTCAGCTACGCCGATATCGTCAAGTTCGCCGGCGGTGTTCCGGTGGCCGTGCCGTGTTTCGAACAGGCCGGTTTCAAGCTGCGCCCCGAAGATCTCGAAGCGGCGATCACGCCGCGCACCAAGTGGCTTATCCTGAACTTCCCGAACAATCCGACGGGGGCGGCCTGCTCGCGTGCAGACATGGCCGCGATCGCGGAGGTCATGCACCGTCATCCGCACGTCTGGATTCTAGCCGACGACATCTACGAGCACCTGGTCTATGATGGGTTCGAGTTTTGCACGATCGCCGATGCTGACCCCAGGCTCTACGATCGCGTCCTGACGATGAATGGTGTTTCCAAGGCCTATGCTATGACAGGCTGGCGGTTGGGGTATTGCGCCAGCGGTTCGAAGGAACTGATCGCCGCGATCAGCAACGTCAACGGTCAGAATGGTGGCGGCATCACCACCGTCACGCAGGCCGCGGCCATTGCGGCGCTGGACGGGCCTCAAGATCTCCTCAAGGAGCGGGCGGCAATCTACAGGGAAAGGCGCGATTTCGTCCTCGGCCAGCTGGCGAAGATCGAAGGGCTGCGCTGCCACAAGCCCGACGGCGCCTTCTACATCTATCCCAACGTCTCCGGCCTGATCGGCAAGACCACGAAGGGTGGGCGCAAGATCGAGACCGACATCGATTTCGTCATGGCGCTCGTGGACGAGCATCACGTCGCGACGGTACAGGGTGCCGCCTATGGCATGAGCCCCTATTTCCGCATTTCCTACGCGACAAGCATGGAAATGCTCAACGAGGGCTGCGCACGCATCGCCCAGTTCTGCGGGGATATGGGCTAACTCATGACCGCAGCCTTCCGGTCCGGTTGCCGCGCCGGAGGGCATTCGTCCTGCTCGCCGGCTTTAAAGTTTCAGCCGCTCGGTCAGTTCGACGAGAATGTCTTTGACGGCGAATGCCGGCTCTGACAGCGAACTCTGATCGGACGTGCAAAGTGACAGCGTTTCCTCGAGCCTGGGGGAGAGCAGCCGGCAAACGAGAGGCTCGCTCGATTCTGACACGATGCGATCGGCAATGGCCTTCGGCATGATGGTCGCTCCGAGGCCCGTTCCTACAGCGCGGGCGAGCGTCCGCACGATTTCGACCTCCGCCACGACCTTGAGATTGATTCGACTGCGCGTGAATGCGGTATCCACGGCGCGGCGCACGAAATTGTAGGTCGGCGGCAACAGCATCGGTAATCCGTCGAGCGCTCCAACCGGAATGGGTTTGGAATCCGCTTCGATGGCGAAGTCGCGATGTGCCACGAGGTAGAATTCTTCACTCAGAATCGGTTCGAACCGGACGCCCTTGATCGGGCCGACGCCGTGGATCAGGGCCATTTCCAGCCTGCCGTTCATGATCATCTGACTATAGGTCTGGCCGACGCTTTCGGTCAGGTGAAGCAGAATACCGGGATGCCGTTTTCTTGTCTCGGCCAGGAGTTCGACAGACAGCGTGGCGGCGCTGCTGAACGGCACGAGCCCCACGGAAACACGCCCTGCAAGCGAATTACCGGCGGCCGCGGCGTCTGCCTGCGCCTGTTCCATCTGGCGCAGGATGATCTGGGCATGCCGGTAGACCGCATGTCCTGCGTCGGTCATGGTGACGCCCTGCTGGCTGCGGATCAGCAGTTTCTGGCCGAAATGTTCCTCAAGTGCCGCCAGTTGCTGGCTCAGTGCCGGCTGGGCAAGATGCAGGATGTCCGCCGCACGCGTGATGCTGCCGCTGTCCACGATGACGATGAAGGATTTGAGGCGTCTTATATCCATGGGGAATTGG
It encodes:
- the nac gene encoding nitrogen assimilation transcriptional regulator NAC, producing MDIRRLKSFIVIVDSGSITRAADILHLAQPALSQQLAALEEHFGQKLLIRSQQGVTMTDAGHAVYRHAQIILRQMEQAQADAAAAGNSLAGRVSVGLVPFSSAATLSVELLAETRKRHPGILLHLTESVGQTYSQMIMNGRLEMALIHGVGPIKGVRFEPILSEEFYLVAHRDFAIEADSKPIPVGALDGLPMLLPPTYNFVRRAVDTAFTRSRINLKVVAEVEIVRTLARAVGTGLGATIMPKAIADRIVSESSEPLVCRLLSPRLEETLSLCTSDQSSLSEPAFAVKDILVELTERLKL
- a CDS encoding 5-oxoprolinase subunit PxpA; its protein translation is MKFDLNSDMGEGFGPYRLCDDEAMMKVVSSANIACGFHGGDPDTMARMVRLAKQNGVGIGAHPGLPDRAGFGRREIPFNPDELRQQMLYQLGALIAIAKSEGVTVGHFSFHAAMGNMVNRDPVLADLMMDAISTIDPGLVVFVSPDSEIERAANRVGLKTLALFLADRAYDRGGKLVARGLPGALVKDEASVRVRVRQFLTDGTVEAIDGTVIAIPARSILVHSDTPGALELARIVRSEIEASGATLAPAAELAS
- a CDS encoding pyridoxal phosphate-dependent aminotransferase, which gives rise to MSSIADRLKNVSISASAAMTQRARELAAKGIKVVSLSSGEPDFPTPAHAIEAAHAAALGGDTKYPPMDGTPALKAAVSRKFKRDNNLDYNASQIVVSGGGKQVIFNAMLATCNPGDEVVIPTPSWVSYADIVKFAGGVPVAVPCFEQAGFKLRPEDLEAAITPRTKWLILNFPNNPTGAACSRADMAAIAEVMHRHPHVWILADDIYEHLVYDGFEFCTIADADPRLYDRVLTMNGVSKAYAMTGWRLGYCASGSKELIAAISNVNGQNGGGITTVTQAAAIAALDGPQDLLKERAAIYRERRDFVLGQLAKIEGLRCHKPDGAFYIYPNVSGLIGKTTKGGRKIETDIDFVMALVDEHHVATVQGAAYGMSPYFRISYATSMEMLNEGCARIAQFCGDMG